From Zingiber officinale cultivar Zhangliang chromosome 5B, Zo_v1.1, whole genome shotgun sequence, the proteins below share one genomic window:
- the LOC121985030 gene encoding transcription factor RAX2-like — MGRSPCCDKANVKRGPWSPEEDAALKSYIEKNGAGGNWITLPPKAGLKRCGKSCRLRWLNYLRPDIKHGGFTEEEDNVIFALYDRIGSRWSAIASHLVGRTDNDVKNHWNTKLKKKLLMAKNNSSTLCARSPASSTPILASPIKNEAFGAADFSFANTMPLPPSRPFPFPELSFVEQVLSPSEEASAASSSDELLLSALGLGDAGDFFLGGYAYGYQESVPIPGPGALHQGLTYS, encoded by the exons ATGGGAAGATCTCCGTGCTGTGACAAGGCTAACGTCAAGCGGGGTCCGTGGTCTCCGGAGGAGGACGCCGCCCTTAAGAGTTACATCGAGAAGAACGGCGCCGGAGGCAACTGGATCACTTTGCCCCCAAAAGCAG GTCTCAAGCGATGCGGCAAGAGCTGCCGGCTGAGATGGCTCAACTACCTCCGCCCCGACATCAAGCACGGCGGATTCACGGAGGAGGAGGACAACGTCATTTTCGCTCTCTACGATCGAATCGGAAGCAG GTGGTCTGCGATTGCTTCCCACTTGGTGGGGCGAACGGACAACGATGTGAAGAACCACTGGAACACCAAGCTCAAGAAGAAGCTGCTCATGGCGAAGAACAACTCTAGCACTCTCTGTGCTCGATCACCTGCCTCATCCACTCCCATCCTCGCTTCGCCCATCAAAAACGAAGCTTTCGGCGCGGCGGACTTCAGCTTCGCCAACACTATGCCTCTTCCACCCAGCCGCCCGTTTCCATTCCCTGAGTTGAGCTTCGTCGAGCAGGTGCTGTCCCCGTCGGAGGAAGCCTCGGCGGCTTCGTCGTCCGATGAGCTTCTCCTCTCGGCGCTCGGGTTAGGAGACGCCGGCGACTTTTTCCTCGGCGGCTATGCCTATGGTTACCAGGAAAGCGTTCCGATTCCAGGGCCAGGAGCACTGCACCAGGGCCTCACTTACTCGTAA
- the LOC121985031 gene encoding uncharacterized protein LOC121985031, with the protein MDLQKEHRERELMRVEGLVITIALLLVVAYILNLYRCRSSFLKYALHAFDAISGSLVTYTIGSMQQMTFAQKDFNWLWVALLLVLTDSVCHADFEKNRVSRLKYELLKIMDSVYTGILYTTSDRQILPAIWTILLLHVVKLLFRMWVFQLADQSYRHGQNSRLVADYMSYEHELSSSEKPDPITMSGYKYLVYGEAKPENKLQPAPSDYRIELRVANEKRLITLEKVWQCRGSLLTTGDPESRLKDLCLSFVLHKLIRRKFDDLHPLPEPDHEKAHQLLLDGLLLPGQDYRRVFRVIEVELAFLNDYFHTLFPVILVTRFILFISLLVFVTFCSCCWLLVSISRDMDNRNFVYHIITIYLFAIVIVKEVFRISSLVFSDWTKLLLLSKYVQYPSWQRSPATEKVVKFLCSRKLVKHWHNKIGQYHILKSFNYEPKTMNFMDCMRLSMKDEELSGAKEGRKITLPEEAKMAIFESLQAQRDKIRNGEPLSNGVLSLQRNQVKKLLSRSCKLKTDAHTILVWHIATALCELDFFRHYNVDATPSRTHEYLIRMKKWMGTSSSGSVQKDDRKNPDKDLKSNYVVASSMSQYCAYLLVFRPQLLREHRLVVRFIFEKTIKKAQETFEGCCNSEQMYDRMMDLAKEVVEEKEEEDEVTDTLKLSAKLGWTLITMIEDEATRWKVLAEFWAEMIIYLAPCDNKNGHASFLESGGEFLTHIWALLHHAGIDKVSGHGHYSRVPEKEQPFFPSDIQGLRFHQSDRGTDELHGVYSSHQNSDDNV; encoded by the coding sequence ATGGATTTGCAGAAGGAGCACAGAGAAAGAGAGCTGATGAGAGTCGAGGGCCTGGTGATCACCATCGCCCTGCTGCTGGTGGTGGCCTACATACTGAACCTGTACCGGTGCCGCAGTAGCTTCCTCAAGTACGCCCTCCACGCCTTCGACGCCATCTCCGGCTCCCTGGTCACGTACACCATCGGCTCGATGCAGCAAATGACCTTCGCGCAAAAGGATTTCAACTGGCTCTGGGTGGCGCTCCTCCTCGTCCTCACCGACAGCGTTTGCCATGCCGATTTTGAGAAGAACAGGGTGAGCAGGTTGAAGTACGAGCTCCTCAAGATCATGGACTCTGTCTACACCGGCATTCTCTACACCACCAGCGACCGCCAGATTCTGCCGGCCATCTGGACGATACTGCTGTTGCACGTAGTGAAGCTCCTGTTCAGGATGTGGGTGTTTCAGCTGGCCGATCAGTCTTACCGGCACGGTCAGAACTCACGGCTGGTCGCTGACTACATGAGCTACGAGCACGAATTGAGCAGCTCCGAGAAGCCAGATCCGATCACCATGAGCGGCTACAAGTACTTGGTCTATGGCGAAGCCAAACCGGAGAACAAGCTGCAGCCTGCACCATCGGATTACCGGATCGAGCTGCGGGTAGCTAATGAGAAGAGACTGATCACCCTGGAGAAGGTTTGGCAGTGCCGGGGAAGCCTGCTCACGACCGGCGATCCAGAGAGCAGGCTCAAAGATCTGTGTCTCTCCTTTGTGCTCCACAAGTTGATCCGGCGAAAATTCGACGACCTGCATCCGCTGCCGGAGCCCGATCATGAAAAGGCCCATCAGTTGCTTCTCGACGGTCTGCTCTTGCCCGGCCAGGACTACAGAAGAGTGTTCAGGGTGATCGAGGTAGAACTAGCATTCTTGAATGATTACTTCCACACTTTGTTCCCTGTGATCTTGGTCACCAGATTCATACTTTTCATCAGCCTTCTCGTGTTCGTCACCTTTTGCTCATGTTGTTGGCTTCTAGTGTCGATAAGCAGAGACATGGATAACAGGAACTTTGTTTATCATATCATTACCATTTACCTTTTTGCGATAGTCATAGTGAAGGAGGTCTTCAGGATTAGTAGCTTGGTATTCTCCGACTGGACCAAGTTGTTGCTGCTGTCCAAGTATGTGCAGTACCCTTCATGGCAGAGGAGCCCTGCAACAGAGAAGGTAGTGAAGTTTCTGTGCAGTCGGAAACTCGTGAAGCATTGGCATAACAAGATTGGTCAGTACCATATTCTCAAATCATTTAACTATGAGCCGAAGACGATGAACTTCATGGATTGTATGAGACTGAGTATGAAGGACGAGGAACTAAGTGGAGCAAAAGAGGGCCGCAAAATCACATTGCCTGAGGAAGCCAAGATGGCCATCTTCGAGTCCCTCCAAGCTCAAAGAGACAAGATCAGGAACGGCGAGCCGTTGAGCAATGGTGTGCTTTCGTTGCAGAGGAATCAGGTGAAGAAGCTGTTGTCACGGTCGTGCAAGCTCAAAACAGATGCACACACCATCTTGGTATGGCACATAGCTACTGCTCTTTGTGAACTGGATTTTTTTCGTCATTACAATGTCGATGCGACTCCTAGTAGAACGCATGAATACCTTATTCGTATGAAAAAGTGGATGGGCACTTCATCGAGCGGATCTGTGCAAAAGGATGACAGGAAGAACCCTGATAAAGATCTGAAGTCAAATTATGTTGTTGCTTCGAGCATGTCACAATACTGTGCATACTTGCTAGTCTTCCGCCCTCAGCTGCTGCGTGAGCATCGTTTAGTTGTGAGGTTCATATTCGAGAAAACAATAAAAAAGGCTCAGGAAACCTTTGAGGGTTGCTGTAATTCTGAGCAGATGTATGACAGGATGATGGACTTGGCCAAGGAAGTcgtggaggagaaggaagaagaagacgaagtcACAGACACCTTGAAGCTGAGCGCAAAGCTTGGTTGGACATTGATCACAATGATAGAGGATGAAGCAACTCGTTGGAAGGTGTTGGCCGAATTCTGGGCTGAGATGATTATATACTTGGCTCCTTGCGATAATAAAAATGGGCATGCCTCATTTTTAGAAAGCGGCGGTGAGTTCTTGACACATATTTGGGCTTTGCTCCATCATGCAGGCATTGACAAAGTATCGGGGCATGGGCATTACTCCCGTGTTCCTGAGAAGGAACAACCTTTTTTTCCCTCTGATATACAGGGTCTGAGGTTTCATCAATCTGACAGAGGCACTGATGAACTCCATGGTGTTTATAGTTCTCATCAGAATAGCGATGACAATGTTTAA
- the LOC121985032 gene encoding golgin candidate 5-like produces the protein MAWFGNVSLGGFSDLAGAVSKLSESVKNIEKNFDSALGLEEKHDPDDDGSGKWTSTSGRKGLLEPMMSFMGKKEEESTSGQTVQVESLQHSLTAEEHEMTSSFTSSEPMSKSTISSEKENEDSVTIDTDILCTNANSMIEEPQILVVNKTVESNCLPAEMGSSLARSKEEVDPSSIFQQKTDGDIQASDNLKPEHPAQQIADSVELIVSNVLKEPEETNHIYDSQGTNVIQESQAEQPLDKWSSEHSKVIVPDNLDKEASVALPVSIEKCDNVNEPSYNNVSDAIHSEQDHAMSSDLVSHDTNEPPKSLKVNSRERVDEDENAKLSFTSSDNALGSVDQPGEIEKVKQEMRMMESALKGAARQAQAKADEIAKLMNENEQLKSVIEDLKSKSKEEELDTLRDEYHQKVSALERKVYSLTRERDTLRREQNKKNDAAALLKEKDEIISQVMAEGEELSKKQAAQEATMRKLRAQIREFEEEKQRLNSKLQVEETKVESMKRDKAATEKLLQETIDGNQAELAAQKEFYTNALNAAKEAEALAEARANNEAKVELESRLKEASEREAMLIQTLEELRQSLTRTEQQAAFREEMLRRDMDDLQRRYHDSELRYTEMITQVPESTRPLLRQIEAMQETAARRAEAWAGVENALNSRLQEAEAKAAAAEEKERTLNERLSQNLSRITVLETQIACIRTEQTQLSRSLEKERQRASESRQEYLAAIEEAATQEGRAKQFEEELKEIRSKHRRELQDEVVHRELLEKELERVRAAKDELEKTISHESIPVANQNSTKNLQIRKLSTAGSSSSMEESFFLQASLDSSDNPFSEKRHSGEAMVSPYFLKSMTHSTYEASLRQKDGELASYISRLASLEAIRDSLAEELVKMTEECEKLRAEAAALPGLRAELEALRRRHSAALELMGERDEELEELRADIIDLKEMYREQVDLLVNRLQRVTSSVGVN, from the exons ATGGCGTGGTTCGGGAATGTGTCATTGGGGGGCTTCTCGGATTTGGCTGGGGCCGTGTCGAAACTGAGTGAAAGCGTCAAGAACATCGAGAAGAATTTCGATAGTGCTCTCGGATTGGAGGAAAAACATGATCCCGACGACGATG GTTCTGGAAAATGGACATCAACATCAGGTAGAAAAGGCCTTTTAGAACCTATGATGTCCTTTATGGGGAAAAAAGAAGAGGAAAGTACTTCTGGACAAACAGTACAAGTTGAATCTTTACAACACTCTTTAACAGCTGAAGAGCATGAGATGACCTCAAGTTTTACATCCTCTGAACCCATGAGTAAATCAACTATTTCTTctgaaaaggaaaatgaagatTCTGTAACCATAGATACCGACATCCTTTGTACTAATGCCAACAGCATGATTGAAGAACCTCAAATCCTTGTTGTGAATAAAACTGTTGAATCAAACTGTTTACCAGCTGAAATGGGGTCTTCATTGGCTAGAAGCAAGGAAGAAGTTGATCCATCATCCATTTTCCAACAGAAAACAGATGGTGACATCCAAGCTAGTGATAACTTAAAACCAGAACATCCTGCACAACAAATTGCTGATAGTGTAGAATTAATTGTCAGCAATGTACTCAAAGAACCTGAAGAGACAAATCATATATATGATTCACAGGGAACTAATGTCATACAGGAGAGTCAAGCTGAGCAGCCTCTAGATAAATGGTCTTCTGAACATTCTAAAGTAATTGTCCCAGATAACCTTGATAAAGAAGCCTCAGTTGCTCTTCCTGTTAGTATAGAAAAGTGTGATAATGTCAATGAACCATCATATAACAATGTTTCAGATGCAATCCATAGTGAGCAGGATCATGCTATGTCATCTGACTTGGTATCTCATGATACAAATGAACCTCCCAAGTCTTTAAAAGTGAACTCCAGGGAAAGAGTTGATGAAGATGAGAACGCCAAGCTTTCATTTACTTCTTCCGATAATGCATTGGGTTCAGTGGATCAGCCAGGGGAAATAGAGAAGGTAAAACAAGAAATGAGAATGATGGAATCTGCATTAAAAGGAGCTGCTAGGCAAGCCCAG GCTAAAGCTGATGAAATTGCTAAACTGATGAACGAGAATGAACAGTTGAAATCTGTCATTGAGGATCTAAAG AGTAAATcgaaagaagaagaattagacaCATTGCGAGATGAATATCATCAAAAGGTGTCAGCTCTTGAAAGAAAG GTTTATTCTCTCACCAGAGAAAGGGATACATTAAGGAGAGAACAAAACAAAAAGAATGACGCTGCTGCTCTTTTGAAGGAGAAAGATGAGATAATCAGTCAAGTTATGGCTGAAG GTGAAGAGCTGTCAAAAAAGCAAGCTGCTCAAGAAGCAACCATGAGGAAACTAAGGGCACAG ATTCGGGAAtttgaagaagaaaaacaaagacTGAACTCGAAGCTCCAG GTTGAGGAGACAAAAGTAGAAAGTATGAAGAGGGATAAGGCAGCTACTGAGAAGCTGCTGCAGGAAACCATAGACGGAAATCAAGCAGAACTTGCTGCTCAGAAGGAATTTTACACCAACGCACTTAAtgcagccaaagaagctgaagCCTTAGCAGAGGCACGAGCTAACAATGAGGCCAAGGTCGAACTTGAAAGTCGACTGAAGGAAGCAAGTGAACGTGAAGCTATGTTGATTCAGACGCTTGAGGAGTTGAGGCAGAGTCTGACTAGAACTGAGCAGCAG GCAGCATTTAGAGAAGAAATGCTGAGAAGGGATATGGATGATCTTCAAAGACGCTACCAT GACAGTGAACTCCGCTACACTGAAATGATCACTCAAGTTCCTGAGTCAACTCGACCACTTCTAAGACAGATTGAAGCTATGCAG GAGACCGCTGCAAGAAGAGCTGAAGCCTGGGCTGGCGTGGAAAATGCACTAAACTCTCGCTTGCAG GAGGCAGAAGCCAAAGCTGCAGCTGCAGAAGAAAAGGAACGAACCCTAAATGAACGCCTATCTCAAAACTTATCTCGGATTACTGTTCTTGAGACTCAG ATTGCCTGTATCAGAACAGAGCAGACACAACTAAGTAGGTCACTTGAAAAGGAAAGGCAAAGGGCATCTGAAAGCAGACAAGAATATCTAGCAGCAATAGAAGAAGCTGCTACTCAAGAGGGCCGTGCCAAGCAAtttgaagaagaactcaaggagatTAGAAGTAAACACAGAAGGGAGTTGCAGGATGAGGTGGTTCACAGAGAACTTTTGGAAAAG GAGCTCGAAAGGGTAAGAGCTGCCAAAGATGAACTGGAAAAAACTATTTCTCATGAATCGATTCCAGTTGCAAATCAAAATTCAACCA AAAACTTGCAGATTAGGAAGCTTTCAACTGCTGGGAGCTCCAGTAGTATGGAAGAAAGCTTTTTCTTGCAAGCGTCCTTGGACTCATCAGATAACCCTTTTTCAGAGAAAAGGCACTCTGGGGAAGCAATGGTTTCTCCATATTTCCTGAAGAGCATGACACATAGTACTTATGAAGCATCATTACGCCAGAAGGATGGTGAACTTGCATCATACATTTCACGCTTG GCTTCTTTGGAAGCTATTCGTGATTCTCTCGCTGAAGAACTAGTCAAAATGACAGAGGAG TGTGAAAAGCTGAGAGCAGAAGCTGCAGCTTTACCTGGGTTAAGAGCAGAGTTAGAAGCCTTGCGACGAAGGCATTCAGCGGCACTGGAACTTATGGGTGAACGTGATGAAGAG TTGGAGGAACTTCGAGCCGATATCATTGACCTGAAGGAGATGTACCGAGAACAAGTGGATTTGCTTGTGAACAGG CTTCAGAGAGTAACCTCATCAGTTGGTGTGAACTAG